Proteins encoded together in one uncultured Desulfosarcina sp. window:
- the lnt gene encoding apolipoprotein N-acyltransferase, whose protein sequence is MTDLKSKWLPAVLGGLLLSAAFPKTGFSLLAWIALVPLLISLRGLDGGGAFRVGWIFGLAHYLTLLYWVVFTMRTYGYLPWWQCISLLVLLAAYLAVYPGLFALAVVRLVQRPGHLVILAPVFWVALEYLRSFMLTGFPWGLVGYSQFNRLHIIQISDMFGVYGVTFLVVLFNAAIYVLLLLLAEKKWEGQTVGRPLAVKAGVLAIGAILLALTYGSHRIKAVDNARAKAPTARVAIVQGNIDQARKWDPAFQIGTTKKYVALTQEAASRRPDLVVWPETATPFYFAASPKLTRMVTDAVRQAGTYLLAGSPSVDMEQGRQAYYNSAHLVTPEGHAGARYDKVHLVPFGEYVPFKCILSFAGKMVAQVGDFSAGEKGRTLGWKEGRAPIGVQICFEIIFPGLSRSLAKNGAGMLVNLTNDAWFGRTSAAYQHFSMAVFRAVENRRSLVRCANTGISGFIDPVGRVVVQTPLFEDAVVDQNVPELRQTSIYTRFGDLPALLCLIGLAGLAIRQRMMTGALPSGGMPAALPEKLKHWVDRMVGKRR, encoded by the coding sequence GTGACCGATCTTAAATCGAAATGGCTGCCGGCCGTCCTCGGCGGTCTTTTGCTGAGCGCGGCCTTTCCCAAGACGGGATTTTCGCTCCTGGCCTGGATCGCCTTGGTGCCTCTTCTGATTTCTCTGCGGGGCTTGGATGGCGGAGGCGCGTTTCGGGTCGGCTGGATTTTCGGCCTGGCCCACTACCTGACCCTTTTGTACTGGGTGGTGTTCACTATGCGCACCTACGGATATCTGCCGTGGTGGCAGTGCATATCCCTTCTGGTGCTTCTGGCCGCCTACCTTGCCGTATATCCGGGGCTCTTTGCGCTGGCCGTGGTTCGTCTCGTTCAACGACCCGGACACCTTGTGATTCTCGCCCCGGTTTTTTGGGTGGCACTCGAATATCTGCGCAGCTTCATGCTGACCGGTTTCCCCTGGGGGCTCGTTGGATATTCCCAGTTTAATCGGTTGCATATCATCCAAATCTCCGATATGTTTGGTGTGTACGGCGTCACGTTTCTGGTGGTGCTTTTCAATGCCGCCATTTACGTTCTGTTGCTGCTTTTGGCCGAGAAGAAATGGGAGGGGCAGACGGTGGGACGACCGCTGGCCGTAAAAGCCGGCGTGCTTGCCATCGGGGCAATCCTTTTGGCGCTGACCTACGGCAGCCACCGTATCAAGGCTGTGGACAATGCCAGGGCCAAGGCCCCGACTGCACGCGTAGCGATTGTTCAGGGAAACATCGATCAGGCCCGTAAATGGGATCCGGCGTTTCAGATCGGAACCACGAAAAAATATGTGGCCCTGACGCAGGAAGCCGCCTCGCGGCGGCCCGATCTGGTGGTTTGGCCGGAAACGGCCACACCCTTTTACTTTGCGGCCAGTCCCAAGCTTACCCGGATGGTGACCGATGCCGTTCGTCAGGCGGGCACCTACCTGTTGGCGGGCAGCCCCAGTGTGGACATGGAGCAAGGCAGGCAGGCCTATTACAACAGCGCCCACCTGGTAACGCCGGAAGGTCATGCCGGTGCACGCTATGATAAGGTCCATCTGGTTCCTTTCGGCGAATACGTCCCTTTCAAGTGCATCCTGTCCTTTGCAGGCAAGATGGTGGCCCAGGTGGGCGATTTTTCGGCGGGTGAGAAGGGCCGTACGCTGGGCTGGAAGGAAGGCAGGGCGCCTATCGGCGTGCAGATCTGTTTCGAGATCATCTTTCCGGGTTTATCGCGGTCTTTGGCCAAAAACGGTGCCGGAATGCTGGTCAATCTGACCAACGATGCCTGGTTCGGCAGAACCAGCGCGGCGTACCAGCACTTTTCAATGGCGGTTTTCCGGGCTGTCGAGAACCGGCGCAGCCTGGTACGGTGTGCCAACACCGGGATCAGCGGGTTCATCGACCCCGTTGGCCGGGTGGTGGTCCAAACCCCCCTGTTCGAAGATGCGGTGGTGGATCAAAACGTTCCCGAACTGCGGCAAACGAGCATCTACACCCGCTTCGGCGATCTGCCGGCGTTGCTCTGCCTGATCGGGTTGGCCGGGCTGGCGATACGGCAACGGATGATGACGGGCGCTCTTCCATCCGGCGGCATGCCGGCGGCGCTGCCCGAAAAATTGAAACATTGGGTCGACCGGATGGTCGGCAAGAGGAGATAA
- the asd gene encoding aspartate-semialdehyde dehydrogenase encodes MVSVGIVGWRGMVGSVLMDRMRSEDDFSAFEPVFFSTSQAGKDGPEVDGVVQPVLDANDLDKLAEMEVIVSCQGGGYTERIHPVLRQKGWRGYWVDAASTLRMKENSVIVLDPVNRHVIDRALDDGVKDFIGGNCTVSLMLMAVGGLFARNWVEWLTSMTYQSASGAGANNMRELVQQMGVLGEKSKDLLHDPAASILDIDQRISQTLADTDFPTQYFGAPLAASLIPWIDRAMDNGQTREEWKGIAETNKILGRSDRPIPIDGQCVRVGAMRCHSQALTIKLTEAIPPETIEEAIASANDWVAVVPNDKAATLAQLSPAAVSGTLTVPVGRIRKMNLGPEYLTLFTVGDQLLWGAAEPLRRVLNIILGNLAG; translated from the coding sequence ATGGTCAGCGTTGGGATTGTCGGATGGCGGGGAATGGTGGGTTCGGTTCTCATGGACCGCATGCGAAGTGAAGACGATTTTTCGGCCTTTGAGCCCGTCTTTTTCTCAACCTCGCAGGCAGGAAAAGACGGGCCGGAGGTCGATGGGGTCGTACAGCCGGTCCTGGATGCCAACGACCTGGATAAACTGGCCGAAATGGAGGTCATCGTTTCCTGCCAGGGGGGCGGTTATACGGAGCGAATCCATCCGGTGCTTCGGCAGAAGGGCTGGCGCGGCTATTGGGTCGACGCCGCCTCGACCCTGCGAATGAAAGAGAACAGCGTCATCGTCCTCGACCCTGTCAACCGGCACGTGATCGACCGGGCGCTGGACGATGGCGTCAAGGATTTTATCGGCGGCAACTGCACGGTTTCGCTGATGCTGATGGCCGTCGGTGGTCTGTTCGCCCGAAACTGGGTCGAGTGGCTGACTTCCATGACCTATCAGAGTGCTTCGGGGGCCGGTGCCAACAACATGCGGGAACTGGTGCAGCAGATGGGGGTGCTGGGCGAAAAGAGCAAGGACCTGCTGCATGATCCGGCGGCGTCTATTCTGGACATCGATCAGCGGATTTCCCAAACCCTGGCCGACACGGATTTCCCCACGCAGTATTTCGGTGCCCCGCTGGCGGCCAGCCTGATTCCCTGGATCGATCGGGCCATGGACAACGGGCAAACCCGTGAGGAGTGGAAGGGGATCGCGGAGACCAATAAAATTCTCGGACGGTCCGACCGCCCGATTCCCATCGACGGGCAATGTGTCCGCGTCGGCGCCATGCGCTGCCACAGCCAGGCCCTGACGATCAAGCTCACCGAGGCAATCCCCCCGGAAACCATCGAAGAAGCCATCGCCTCGGCCAACGACTGGGTGGCGGTGGTTCCCAACGACAAGGCCGCCACGCTGGCACAGCTCAGCCCGGCGGCGGTTTCCGGGACGCTGACCGTACCTGTGGGCCGCATCCGTAAAATGAACCTGGGACCGGAGTACCTGACCCTGTTCACCGTGGGGGATCAGTTGTTGTGGGGGGCTGCCGAGCCGCTGCGACGGGTGCTGAACATTATCCTCGGCAATTTGGCAGGGTGA
- a CDS encoding transporter substrate-binding domain-containing protein produces MSIRIKILFALFLLFAAEEPARSQDAVKWVFTDYPPANFRTEKGDFSGFFYDIVMEVFQQRLGIRVDISVYPWKRCQRMVECGEADIMVTIPTPERKQYSVTHSRPIWIKRRILYTYREHPRIHEINLINGLASIKKGGYRVVSYLGNGWTEKDVQGIDIPVTFATTVDNMYRMLAAKRGDLIIEEKVLAAPHIVDLGLSKKIVETNGVGSESGFHILIGKKSAYASLIQALDREIEDMRKQGRLEEIFRSYLFSQSN; encoded by the coding sequence ATGTCGATCAGGATAAAAATACTTTTCGCATTGTTTTTACTCTTCGCGGCGGAGGAGCCCGCCAGGAGTCAGGATGCCGTCAAATGGGTCTTCACCGACTATCCGCCGGCAAATTTTAGAACGGAAAAAGGGGATTTTTCCGGTTTTTTCTATGATATTGTCATGGAAGTGTTCCAACAGAGATTGGGTATCCGTGTCGATATTTCCGTCTACCCCTGGAAGCGCTGTCAGCGGATGGTCGAATGCGGCGAGGCGGATATCATGGTAACCATCCCTACACCGGAGCGAAAACAATATTCAGTGACCCACAGTCGACCCATCTGGATCAAGCGCCGTATTCTCTATACCTATCGAGAACACCCCAGGATTCATGAAATCAATCTGATCAATGGTCTAGCGTCCATCAAGAAAGGCGGCTATCGGGTCGTTTCCTATCTTGGCAACGGTTGGACGGAAAAAGACGTTCAGGGGATCGATATCCCCGTTACCTTTGCCACGACCGTGGACAACATGTACCGCATGCTGGCAGCCAAACGAGGAGATCTGATCATCGAGGAAAAAGTCCTGGCCGCCCCCCATATCGTCGATTTGGGACTTTCCAAAAAAATTGTGGAAACCAACGGTGTCGGCTCCGAAAGCGGTTTTCATATCCTGATCGGCAAAAAATCGGCCTATGCCTCCTTGATCCAAGCCCTTGACCGGGAGATTGAAGACATGCGAAAACAGGGACGCTTGGAAGAGATCTTCCGAAGCTATCTTTTTTCCCAGAGCAACTGA
- a CDS encoding alpha/beta hydrolase, whose amino-acid sequence MAYFRTRDGCSLYYETVGFELARPVVVFLNGTLQTTMYWKAIAGSLKPEFRSLLYDARGQGESELGALSLSLDLHLEDLTALLDHLAVGPVNLVGLSHGALLAYAMARRNPEAVSRMVLCSIGIRPTIRARLIVRSWRSIVQTGGIEPMVDAVLPHVFGEAFLNHNSKQLERVAKTIVRRNRGPALLAHLSAMSEYPRLRSMLKKLDIPLLVMSGADDPLVSAAGAAEVAEKSGGRHLVVRDAGHSIPVEAPKLFLKTLAQFFSDRWTGMPEAF is encoded by the coding sequence ATGGCTTATTTCAGAACCCGTGACGGATGCAGCCTTTACTACGAAACCGTAGGCTTCGAGTTGGCCCGGCCGGTGGTGGTCTTTTTGAACGGCACCCTGCAGACGACTATGTACTGGAAGGCGATCGCCGGTTCGCTCAAGCCAGAATTCCGTTCACTGCTCTACGATGCCAGAGGGCAGGGGGAAAGCGAACTCGGGGCGCTGTCCCTCAGCCTGGATTTGCACCTGGAGGACCTGACGGCGCTGCTCGATCATCTTGCCGTCGGACCGGTCAACCTGGTGGGGTTGAGCCACGGCGCCCTGCTGGCCTATGCCATGGCCCGGCGCAACCCGGAAGCGGTCAGCCGGATGGTGTTATGCTCCATCGGCATCCGCCCGACGATTCGTGCCCGGCTGATCGTCCGGTCCTGGCGGTCCATCGTTCAAACCGGCGGCATCGAACCCATGGTCGACGCGGTCCTGCCGCATGTTTTCGGAGAGGCGTTTTTAAACCACAACAGCAAGCAACTGGAACGCGTTGCCAAAACCATTGTCCGCCGCAACCGGGGCCCCGCCCTGCTGGCCCATTTGTCGGCCATGAGCGAATATCCGCGGCTGAGGTCCATGCTTAAAAAATTGGACATCCCCTTGCTGGTGATGTCCGGTGCGGACGATCCGCTGGTGAGTGCCGCCGGCGCCGCCGAGGTGGCCGAGAAGAGCGGCGGCAGGCATCTGGTTGTCCGGGATGCCGGTCACTCGATTCCGGTGGAAGCACCGAAGCTGTTTTTAAAAACGCTGGCGCAATTTTTTTCGGACCGCTGGACGGGGATGCCCGAGGCATTCTGA
- a CDS encoding HD domain-containing protein, with amino-acid sequence MIDPEGIISRFYPVGGITRELLLRHGELVADKALAVLDRAPWLDADRAFVVQAAMLHDIGIGRTHCPELGCTGALPYVCHGVEGRDILDRIGLKRHGLVCERHVGVGIRVAETLRRNLPLPDRDMVPLSPEERLICYADKFFSKTDNGRHEKRIAEISAGLNRFSPEYGARFMALHRWLTRSPARPQSAAGG; translated from the coding sequence ATGATTGACCCCGAAGGCATCATCAGCCGGTTCTATCCCGTTGGCGGGATCACGCGGGAACTGCTGCTGCGCCACGGTGAACTGGTGGCGGACAAGGCCCTGGCGGTTCTGGATCGGGCGCCGTGGCTGGACGCGGATCGGGCGTTCGTGGTCCAGGCGGCAATGCTGCACGACATCGGCATCGGACGGACCCATTGCCCGGAATTGGGCTGTACGGGCGCTCTGCCCTATGTCTGCCACGGCGTCGAAGGCAGGGACATTCTCGACCGGATAGGCCTGAAGCGGCATGGGCTGGTTTGCGAGCGCCACGTGGGGGTGGGCATCCGGGTGGCCGAAACGCTGCGGCGAAACCTTCCCCTGCCGGACAGGGACATGGTGCCCCTTTCTCCGGAGGAGCGGCTGATCTGCTACGCGGACAAGTTTTTCTCGAAGACCGACAACGGCCGGCATGAGAAGCGCATCGCCGAGATTTCGGCCGGCCTCAACCGATTTTCACCGGAATACGGGGCGCGTTTCATGGCGCTCCATCGATGGTTGACCCGCTCGCCGGCTAGGCCGCAAAGCGCTGCCGGCGGGTGA
- the thiE gene encoding thiamine phosphate synthase, with amino-acid sequence MMTPDQIREHLRFYFITDDSVDGFPAPDQVRVALDAGATLIQYRNKSFSLNDFEEVEAICRLCRQRRVPFVVNDDVLLARAAGADGVHVGQEDTPPRLARRIMGPGAIVGVSVSSMEELERTDLASCDYIGTGPTFPTDTKRDAKAVHGLSGLRDIVNLSPLPAVAIGGIDPTNALDCFAHGAAGVAVISCITRIEDPRSAAAAMASACGVAPGGARS; translated from the coding sequence ATGATGACGCCAGATCAAATCCGTGAGCACCTTCGCTTCTACTTCATCACGGACGATTCCGTGGATGGGTTTCCGGCCCCGGACCAGGTTCGGGTGGCTCTTGACGCCGGTGCGACCCTGATTCAATATCGCAACAAATCCTTTTCCCTGAACGATTTTGAAGAGGTCGAGGCTATCTGCCGACTGTGCCGTCAACGCCGGGTACCTTTTGTTGTCAACGACGACGTGCTGCTGGCCCGGGCCGCAGGGGCCGACGGCGTTCATGTGGGCCAGGAAGACACGCCACCCCGGCTGGCCCGGCGCATCATGGGGCCGGGGGCCATTGTCGGGGTGTCGGTTTCCAGCATGGAAGAACTGGAGCGCACCGACCTGGCGTCCTGCGACTATATTGGTACGGGCCCCACGTTTCCAACCGACACCAAGCGTGATGCCAAGGCCGTTCATGGTCTTTCCGGCCTGCGGGACATCGTCAACCTCTCGCCCCTTCCGGCCGTCGCCATCGGCGGCATCGATCCGACCAATGCGCTGGACTGTTTTGCCCACGGCGCCGCCGGTGTCGCCGTCATCAGTTGCATCACCCGCATCGAAGATCCCCGCAGCGCCGCCGCGGCCATGGCTTCCGCCTGCGGCGTTGCGCCCGGTGGGGCGCGCTCCTAA
- a CDS encoding SpoIIE family protein phosphatase — MKNKIRPIFLFILFWLHWQAAASAADDLIVVGFHDNTPLIFTDTDGQVKGIAVDLLSYIADEEGWQLRYLPGSYSECTRRLEENTIDLFPGMAVAKENENRFVLGKETIVSNWGQLYTASDAVLSDILDFQDKDVAVVTSDIYFQFFATTLEKFGIHSRFVQVDSYGEVLSLIHHKEVAAGIVPRLYGAYYEKRFRVRRSPVSFRHTELRFAICKDQNRKILATLDRYLNKLKENPNSIFYSSLDRWTQGVRKVTLPLWLRPLWVLSAIAGFMGLIILGNVFLRRQVKLQTEALKVTIAEKEKIESELSVAREIQSQLVPAEFPAFSNRKEFDIYASLEPAREVGGDFYDCFFIDGNHLCLVIGDVSGKGMPAALFMAMTKTMIKSAARLLAEPEYILADVNREISRNNPSLTFVTVFLGVLNLSSGELTYSCAGHNPPLFIGRKGNSVLLGDAQCPAIGFDDTFQYRQAVVKMQHGESLLLYTDGVTEAQNSQDHLFTQESLMNTVSLTAGLSPKQRVVAIVSRIREFTGERPLDDDLTLLSLTYFSPHHIDYSGKTIVLRNDIHEMSRIIEAITQVAESAACPRVVVHDVTLAIEEVFSNIVFYGFGDDLDHNITLELFIEDNALILILQDGGIPFNPLNVQANREKPLEERDKGGMGIMLAKNLMDRIEYRRDQGKNILRLEKRFR; from the coding sequence GTGAAAAACAAAATCCGCCCTATCTTTCTGTTCATTCTTTTCTGGCTGCACTGGCAAGCCGCGGCGTCCGCAGCAGACGACCTCATCGTTGTGGGCTTTCATGACAACACCCCGCTGATCTTCACCGACACCGACGGCCAGGTGAAGGGCATTGCCGTCGATCTTCTCAGCTATATCGCAGATGAAGAAGGCTGGCAGTTGCGCTATCTTCCCGGCTCCTACAGCGAGTGCACCCGGCGTCTGGAAGAAAACACCATCGATCTGTTTCCGGGCATGGCCGTCGCAAAGGAGAATGAAAACCGGTTCGTGCTCGGCAAGGAGACCATCGTTTCCAACTGGGGGCAGTTGTACACCGCTTCGGATGCGGTCTTATCGGACATCCTCGATTTTCAGGATAAGGATGTGGCCGTGGTCACATCCGATATCTATTTTCAGTTTTTTGCCACCACTTTGGAAAAATTCGGGATCCATTCCCGGTTCGTCCAGGTGGACTCCTACGGCGAGGTGTTGTCCCTGATTCATCATAAGGAAGTGGCCGCCGGCATTGTTCCCCGCCTCTACGGGGCGTACTATGAAAAACGCTTCCGTGTGAGAAGAAGTCCCGTCAGTTTCAGGCATACGGAACTGCGGTTTGCCATTTGCAAGGACCAAAACCGAAAAATTCTCGCCACCCTGGACCGCTATTTAAACAAACTGAAAGAAAACCCCAATTCGATTTTCTACAGCTCCCTCGACCGCTGGACACAAGGCGTTCGGAAAGTGACCCTGCCGCTCTGGCTGCGTCCTTTGTGGGTGTTGAGCGCCATCGCCGGCTTCATGGGATTGATTATCCTGGGAAACGTTTTTCTCAGGAGGCAGGTCAAACTTCAAACGGAAGCGCTGAAGGTCACCATCGCAGAAAAAGAGAAGATTGAGAGCGAACTGTCGGTGGCCAGAGAAATCCAGTCCCAGTTGGTCCCTGCCGAGTTCCCGGCCTTTTCCAACCGGAAGGAGTTCGACATTTATGCCAGTCTGGAACCGGCCCGCGAGGTGGGGGGAGATTTTTACGATTGTTTTTTTATCGATGGCAATCATCTGTGCCTGGTGATTGGCGATGTATCCGGCAAGGGGATGCCTGCGGCCCTGTTCATGGCCATGACCAAAACCATGATCAAATCCGCGGCCCGCTTGCTCGCTGAACCGGAATATATCCTCGCGGACGTCAACCGCGAAATCTCCAGGAACAATCCTTCGCTCACCTTCGTGACGGTATTTTTGGGCGTCTTGAACCTGAGCAGCGGGGAGTTAACCTACTCCTGTGCCGGGCACAATCCGCCGCTTTTCATCGGCCGCAAGGGAAACTCGGTGCTGCTCGGCGACGCCCAGTGCCCGGCCATCGGCTTCGACGATACCTTTCAGTACCGCCAGGCCGTGGTAAAGATGCAGCATGGGGAAAGCCTGCTTCTGTATACCGACGGCGTTACCGAAGCGCAGAACAGCCAGGATCACCTGTTCACCCAGGAATCCCTGATGAACACCGTATCGCTGACGGCCGGGTTGTCCCCCAAGCAGCGGGTGGTCGCCATCGTTTCCCGAATCCGTGAATTCACGGGGGAGCGGCCGTTGGATGACGATTTAACCCTGCTTTCGCTCACGTACTTCTCGCCGCACCACATCGACTACTCGGGGAAAACGATTGTTCTGCGAAACGATATCCACGAAATGAGCCGGATCATCGAGGCGATTACCCAGGTTGCCGAATCGGCCGCCTGCCCGCGGGTGGTGGTTCACGACGTCACTCTGGCCATCGAGGAGGTCTTCTCGAATATCGTCTTCTACGGATTCGGCGACGACCTCGATCACAACATCACACTGGAACTGTTTATCGAAGACAACGCCTTGATCCTGATTTTGCAGGACGGCGGCATCCCCTTCAATCCGCTGAACGTCCAGGCGAACCGGGAAAAACCCCTCGAGGAAAGGGACAAGGGCGGAATGGGAATCATGCTGGCAAAAAACCTGATGGACCGGATAGAATACCGGCGCGATCAGGGAAAAAATATTCTGCGCCTGGAAAAGCGTTTCCGTTGA
- the prfB gene encoding peptide chain release factor 2 (programmed frameshift): MSGEAKQALKEHRQKLDQLKEYLDLGSQEKRLQEIEAEIAREGFWDNPDATTAILKERTGLSQRIEAFKGLEKDLEEAGILLELAVEEDDAGTLNEVSDQIGELGRRMRQLSLDMMLDGEDDQNNAIVSINAGAGGTEAQDWAEMLFRMYLRWVEAKGFKSTIVDFQPGDEAGIKSVTFTAAGPYAFGYLKSETGVHRLVRISPFNASGKRHTSFASVFVYPELDNTIEIDVEEKDLRIDVFRASGAGGQHVNKTSSAVRITHLPTGIVVQCQQEKSQHRNKDMAMKVLKSRLYEAEKRKQNERMQEIHDGKDEIAWGSQIRSYVLHPYQMVKDHRIGLDVGNVNGVLDGDIDVFIEGVLLSHKA; encoded by the exons ATGAGTGGTGAAGCCAAACAGGCACTGAAAGAGCATCGACAGAAACTCGATCAGCTCAAGGAGTATCTT GACCTGGGCAGCCAGGAAAAACGGTTGCAGGAAATCGAGGCGGAAATTGCCCGGGAAGGATTCTGGGACAACCCCGACGCCACGACGGCGATTTTAAAGGAGCGCACGGGATTGAGCCAGCGCATCGAGGCCTTCAAAGGCCTGGAAAAGGATCTCGAGGAGGCGGGAATCCTGCTGGAACTGGCCGTTGAAGAGGACGATGCCGGCACGCTGAACGAGGTGTCCGATCAGATTGGCGAGCTGGGGCGCCGCATGCGCCAGCTCTCCCTGGATATGATGCTCGACGGGGAGGACGATCAGAACAACGCCATCGTTTCCATCAACGCCGGTGCCGGCGGCACCGAGGCCCAGGACTGGGCCGAAATGCTTTTCCGCATGTACCTGCGGTGGGTGGAAGCCAAGGGGTTCAAGTCCACCATCGTCGATTTCCAGCCCGGTGACGAGGCGGGCATCAAGAGTGTCACGTTTACCGCCGCCGGCCCGTACGCTTTCGGCTATCTCAAATCGGAAACCGGCGTTCACCGTTTGGTGAGAATTTCTCCCTTCAATGCCAGCGGCAAGCGCCACACCTCCTTTGCCTCCGTATTCGTATATCCGGAGCTGGACAACACCATCGAGATCGATGTCGAGGAAAAGGATCTGCGCATCGATGTGTTTCGCGCCAGCGGCGCCGGCGGCCAGCACGTCAACAAGACCAGCAGCGCCGTGCGCATCACCCACCTGCCCACCGGCATCGTGGTTCAGTGCCAGCAGGAGAAATCTCAGCACCGCAACAAAGACATGGCCATGAAAGTGCTCAAATCGCGGCTTTACGAGGCGGAAAAGCGCAAACAGAACGAGCGGATGCAGGAGATTCACGACGGCAAGGACGAAATCGCCTGGGGCAGCCAGATCCGCTCCTATGTGCTGCACCCGTACCAGATGGTCAAGGACCATCGCATCGGTCTGGACGTTGGCAATGTGAACGGCGTGCTGGATGGGGATATCGATGTGTTTATCGAGGGCGTTCTCCTCTCTCACAAGGCATAG
- a CDS encoding STAS domain-containing protein, whose protein sequence is MNLTVTSKQKMDGVYIVSPSGRLDTNTYTILEERVDVVLKEKPHTLVFDMETLDYISSMGVRAIAKAQRAMKDYNGRVILLNLQPQIQKVFDIIKALPLQQVFSNMSELDDYLDRMQRRVTG, encoded by the coding sequence ATGAATCTGACAGTTACATCCAAGCAAAAAATGGACGGTGTCTATATCGTTTCTCCCTCCGGACGGCTGGACACCAATACGTACACCATTCTGGAAGAACGGGTGGACGTGGTGCTGAAGGAAAAACCGCACACCCTGGTCTTCGACATGGAAACGCTGGACTACATCTCCAGTATGGGCGTGCGGGCGATCGCCAAGGCGCAGCGGGCCATGAAGGACTACAACGGGAGAGTCATTCTGCTGAACCTGCAGCCCCAGATCCAGAAGGTGTTCGACATTATCAAGGCCCTTCCTTTACAGCAGGTTTTTTCCAATATGTCGGAACTGGATGACTACCTCGACCGGATGCAGCGCCGGGTAACCGGATAA
- a CDS encoding threonine/serine dehydratase → MHAIRELALAAEKRIRPHIRRTPLEPAADLGCENGGRVYLKLESMQHTGSFKVRGALNRLLALDESEVRAGVVTASSGNHGLATAFGMNRLGIDGAIYLPETASPLKIRMLKDLGAAVRFHGTDCDHTEAFARRQAEETGKVYISPYNDPYVVGGQGTIGLEILDRLDKVDCILASVGGGGLIAGIAGAVKAVRPETTIIGCLPENSPAMAASVQAGRIMDAPMKETLSDGTAGGIEPGAVTFEACTRLVDRWQLVSEKEIRRAMVRVFEEHRLVIEGAAAVTVAGFLKLAPRLAGKTTVIVICGRNIDTAVFKGIVCPAADLQPVFR, encoded by the coding sequence GTGCATGCGATCCGAGAACTGGCACTGGCCGCGGAAAAGAGAATTCGTCCCCATATCCGGCGGACGCCGCTTGAGCCGGCTGCCGACCTGGGCTGCGAAAACGGCGGCCGGGTGTACCTGAAACTGGAAAGCATGCAGCATACGGGCTCCTTCAAGGTCAGGGGTGCCCTGAACCGGCTGCTGGCCCTGGACGAAAGTGAAGTCCGGGCGGGAGTGGTCACGGCCTCCTCCGGCAACCATGGCCTGGCCACAGCCTTCGGGATGAATCGCCTGGGAATCGACGGAGCCATTTATCTCCCCGAGACGGCTTCGCCGCTGAAGATTCGCATGCTGAAGGATCTGGGTGCTGCGGTCCGCTTCCATGGAACGGACTGCGATCATACCGAAGCGTTTGCCCGCCGGCAGGCCGAGGAAACCGGAAAAGTATATATTTCGCCCTATAACGATCCCTACGTGGTCGGCGGCCAGGGAACCATCGGATTGGAAATTCTGGATCGGCTTGACAAGGTGGACTGTATCCTGGCGTCGGTGGGCGGTGGCGGCCTGATTGCCGGCATTGCCGGAGCGGTAAAGGCGGTTCGGCCGGAAACCACCATCATTGGCTGCCTTCCCGAGAATTCTCCGGCCATGGCAGCATCGGTACAAGCCGGGCGGATCATGGACGCCCCCATGAAAGAAACCCTCTCCGACGGCACGGCCGGCGGAATCGAACCCGGCGCCGTCACCTTCGAGGCCTGCACCCGACTGGTGGACCGCTGGCAGCTGGTATCCGAAAAAGAAATTCGCCGGGCCATGGTGCGGGTTTTCGAAGAGCACCGTCTGGTGATCGAGGGGGCGGCCGCCGTGACGGTGGCCGGTTTTCTCAAGCTGGCCCCCCGGCTTGCGGGAAAGACGACGGTGATTGTGATCTGCGGCCGCAATATCGACACGGCCGTATTCAAAGGCATCGTTTGTCCGGCAGCCGATTTGCAGCCGGTGTTCCGGTAA